A genomic stretch from Bradyrhizobium sp. 195 includes:
- the glgX gene encoding glycogen debranching protein GlgX has product MRLTAGSPARLGASWDGRGTNFALFSANAQKVELCLFDSQGRRELERIELPERTEDVWHGYLNDVSPGQLYGYRVHGPYEPEHGHRFNANKLLLDPYAKRLSGRLVWSDAHFAYRTGSPREDLSFDRRDNARGMPKAVVVDETFNWGRREIRPNIAWEDTVIYEAHVKGLTQKRDDVPPNLRGTYGGLSSPAMIEHLKKLGVTTVELLPVHSFVDDRILVEKKLVNYWGYNTLSFFAPEPRYAQDNALDSFRTTVARLHDAGIEVMLDVVYNHTAEGNHLGPTLCYRGIDNASYYWLNRENPRYYDDFTGCGSSVNLTHPRVLQMVMDSLRYWVEVCHVDGFRFDLATTLARGPNGFDRGISFLTAIRQDPVLAAVKLVAEPWDLGLGGYQVGAFPSQWSEWNDRYRSAMRRYWSGEGSLIGDISSRMTASSDLFNHDGRRPRASINHITVHDGFTLADLFSYNEKHNEANGEDNRDGSNDNHSNNCGVEGPTDDPDIIGLRRQLRKNVLACLMLAQGIPLILAGDEVGNSQSGNNNAYCQDNEIGWVGWDNLGKEGDDMVDFVAQLADIRRRFSQLRSHRWLDGRPKDGISYGALWLTPEGNEMTENDWKFPEGRFLSYVMGPMEPGSAAIFIVLNAAPEEIAFKLPKMTEYKSWQQILNTTDAKLNTADFQPGSDSKAQPRSVLAFAGAL; this is encoded by the coding sequence ATGCGCCTGACTGCTGGATCGCCCGCACGCCTCGGCGCAAGCTGGGACGGACGCGGCACCAATTTCGCGCTGTTCTCCGCCAACGCACAGAAGGTCGAGCTCTGCCTGTTCGACAGCCAGGGCCGTCGCGAGCTCGAGCGCATCGAATTGCCGGAACGAACCGAGGACGTCTGGCATGGCTATCTCAACGACGTCTCGCCCGGCCAGCTCTACGGCTATCGCGTGCACGGTCCCTATGAGCCCGAGCACGGCCACCGCTTCAACGCCAACAAGCTGCTGCTCGACCCCTATGCCAAGCGGCTCTCGGGGCGCCTGGTCTGGAGCGATGCGCATTTTGCCTACCGCACCGGGAGCCCGCGCGAGGATCTCTCCTTCGACCGCCGCGACAACGCGCGCGGCATGCCCAAGGCCGTCGTGGTCGACGAGACCTTCAACTGGGGCCGCCGCGAGATCCGTCCCAACATCGCCTGGGAAGACACCGTCATCTACGAGGCTCACGTCAAGGGTCTGACGCAGAAGCGTGACGACGTGCCGCCGAACCTGCGTGGCACCTATGGCGGCCTGTCCTCGCCGGCAATGATCGAGCACCTGAAGAAGCTCGGCGTCACCACGGTCGAGCTGCTGCCGGTGCACAGCTTCGTCGACGACCGCATCTTGGTGGAGAAGAAGCTCGTCAATTACTGGGGCTACAACACGCTGTCCTTCTTCGCCCCCGAGCCGCGCTACGCCCAGGACAACGCGCTCGACTCCTTCCGCACCACGGTGGCGCGCCTGCACGATGCCGGCATCGAGGTGATGCTCGACGTCGTCTACAATCACACCGCCGAGGGCAATCACCTCGGCCCGACGCTGTGCTACCGCGGCATCGACAACGCCTCCTATTACTGGCTGAACCGCGAGAACCCGCGCTATTACGACGACTTCACCGGCTGCGGCTCGTCGGTGAACCTCACCCATCCGCGCGTGTTGCAGATGGTGATGGATTCGTTGCGATACTGGGTCGAGGTCTGCCACGTCGACGGCTTCCGCTTCGACCTCGCCACCACGCTCGCGCGCGGCCCGAACGGCTTTGATCGCGGCATCTCGTTCCTCACCGCGATCCGACAGGATCCGGTGCTGGCGGCCGTCAAGCTCGTCGCCGAGCCCTGGGACCTCGGCCTCGGCGGTTACCAGGTCGGGGCATTCCCCTCGCAATGGTCGGAATGGAACGATCGCTATCGCAGCGCCATGCGGCGCTACTGGAGCGGCGAAGGCAGCCTGATCGGCGATATCTCCAGCCGCATGACGGCGTCATCCGACCTGTTCAACCATGACGGACGGCGGCCGCGCGCCAGCATCAACCACATCACCGTCCACGACGGCTTCACGCTCGCCGATCTCTTCAGTTACAACGAGAAGCACAACGAGGCCAACGGCGAGGACAATCGCGACGGCTCCAACGACAACCACAGCAACAATTGCGGTGTCGAGGGTCCGACCGACGATCCTGATATCATCGGCCTGCGCCGCCAGCTTCGCAAGAACGTGCTGGCCTGTCTGATGCTCGCGCAGGGCATTCCGCTGATCCTCGCCGGCGACGAGGTCGGCAATTCGCAATCCGGCAACAACAACGCCTATTGCCAGGACAACGAAATCGGCTGGGTCGGCTGGGACAATCTCGGCAAGGAGGGCGACGACATGGTCGATTTCGTCGCCCAACTCGCCGACATCCGCCGCCGGTTCTCGCAACTTCGCAGCCATCGCTGGCTCGACGGCCGCCCCAAGGACGGCATCTCCTACGGCGCGCTGTGGCTGACCCCTGAAGGCAACGAGATGACGGAGAACGACTGGAAATTCCCGGAAGGCAGGTTCCTCTCCTATGTGATGGGGCCGATGGAACCAGGCAGCGCCGCGATCTTTATCGTTCTGAACGCCGCCCCGGAAGAGATCGCATTCAAATTGCCCAAAATGACCGAATACAAGAGCTGGCAGCAGATCCTGAACACGACCGATGCCAAGCTGAACACGGCCGACTTCCAGCCCGGAAGCGACAGCAAGGCGCAGCCGCGCTCCGTGCTCGCCTTCGCGGGGGCGCTATGA
- the glgB gene encoding 1,4-alpha-glucan branching protein GlgB translates to MPKLPAEAYAIIEGRHSDPFHYLGLHPEGGRSVVRAFLPEASNVEAVGEQGEVASLDRVHDAGLFIGALPNGSKHYQLRAKFGGNVVEFEDAYRFPPVLTDFDLYLLGEGTHQRLYDKLGAHPMRHEGIDGIGFVVLAPNARRVSVVGDFNFWDGRRHPMRVRGAGYWELFIPHAKAGDHYKFEIIGPHGHLLPLKSDPMAFASEVRPKTASIVFDEAHLPRPRPAPDGINALSAPMSIYEVHLGSWRRKNGDEWLTYRELAEQLPAYVRDMGFTHLEFLPVSEHPFDGSWGYQPTGLYAPTSRFGTPEDFAALVDACHREGVGVLLDWVPGHFPDDPHGLGSFDGTALYEHANPLQGRHLDWGTLIYNYGRTEVTNFLVSNALFWLERYAIDGLRVDAVASMLYLDYSRPPGAWVPNQYGGRENIEAINFLRRFNTELFARFPQATTAAEESTAWPQVSRPVEFGGLGFGYKWNMGWMHDTLNYISKDPVHRKHHHGDILFGLHYAFSENFILPLSHDEVVHGKRSILGRMPGDEWQRFANLRAYYSFMFGHPGKKLLFMGAEIAQSREWNHDQSLDWHLLEYKYHSGIQALIRDLNRLYRAVPALHQMDCDQAGFEWLITDDANRNVFAWLRKGFDEHARCLVITNFSPNVYQNYRVRVPFAGKWKEVFNSDSAHYGGSNVGNIGEVHAVDGKAPELRLTIPPLAAIFLVPES, encoded by the coding sequence ATGCCTAAACTGCCTGCCGAAGCCTATGCGATCATCGAGGGCCGCCACTCCGACCCCTTCCACTATCTCGGGCTGCACCCCGAGGGCGGTAGAAGCGTGGTGCGCGCGTTTCTGCCCGAGGCCTCCAATGTCGAGGCGGTCGGCGAACAGGGGGAGGTCGCCTCGCTCGACCGCGTGCACGATGCCGGGCTGTTCATCGGTGCCCTGCCCAACGGCTCGAAGCACTATCAGCTGCGCGCAAAGTTCGGCGGCAACGTCGTCGAGTTCGAGGATGCCTATCGCTTTCCGCCGGTCCTGACCGATTTCGATCTCTATCTGCTCGGCGAAGGCACCCACCAGCGCCTCTACGACAAGCTCGGCGCCCATCCGATGCGCCACGAAGGCATCGACGGCATCGGCTTCGTTGTGCTGGCGCCGAATGCGCGGCGCGTGTCCGTGGTCGGCGATTTCAATTTCTGGGACGGGCGGCGTCATCCCATGCGGGTGCGCGGCGCCGGGTATTGGGAATTGTTCATCCCGCATGCCAAGGCTGGCGATCACTACAAGTTCGAAATCATCGGGCCGCATGGCCATCTGCTGCCGTTGAAGTCAGATCCCATGGCGTTCGCCAGCGAGGTGCGGCCGAAGACGGCCTCCATCGTGTTCGACGAGGCGCATCTGCCACGGCCGCGCCCGGCACCCGATGGCATCAACGCGCTGTCGGCGCCAATGTCGATCTACGAGGTTCATCTCGGCTCATGGCGCCGCAAGAACGGCGATGAATGGCTGACCTATCGCGAGCTGGCCGAGCAGCTGCCGGCCTATGTCCGCGACATGGGTTTTACCCATCTCGAATTCCTCCCCGTGAGCGAGCATCCCTTCGACGGGTCCTGGGGCTACCAGCCGACCGGCCTCTATGCCCCGACCAGCCGCTTCGGCACACCGGAAGATTTTGCCGCCCTCGTCGACGCCTGCCACCGCGAAGGCGTCGGCGTGCTGCTCGACTGGGTGCCCGGTCACTTCCCGGACGATCCGCACGGGCTCGGCAGCTTTGACGGCACCGCGCTGTACGAGCACGCCAATCCGCTGCAGGGGCGCCACCTCGACTGGGGCACGCTGATCTACAATTACGGCCGCACCGAAGTAACGAACTTCCTGGTGTCGAACGCGCTGTTCTGGCTGGAGCGCTACGCGATCGACGGGCTGCGCGTCGATGCGGTGGCGTCCATGCTCTATCTCGACTACAGCCGCCCGCCGGGCGCCTGGGTCCCGAACCAGTATGGCGGCCGAGAGAACATCGAGGCGATCAACTTCCTGCGGCGCTTCAACACCGAACTGTTCGCTCGCTTCCCGCAGGCGACCACGGCTGCCGAAGAGTCCACCGCCTGGCCGCAGGTCTCGCGCCCGGTCGAATTCGGCGGGCTTGGCTTCGGCTACAAGTGGAACATGGGCTGGATGCACGACACGCTGAACTACATCAGCAAGGATCCTGTTCACCGCAAGCACCATCACGGCGACATCCTGTTCGGTCTGCACTACGCCTTCTCGGAGAACTTCATCCTGCCGCTCTCCCATGACGAGGTCGTGCACGGCAAGCGCTCGATCCTCGGCCGCATGCCCGGCGACGAGTGGCAGCGCTTTGCGAATTTGCGCGCCTATTACAGCTTCATGTTCGGCCATCCCGGCAAGAAGCTGTTGTTCATGGGCGCCGAAATCGCGCAGAGCCGCGAATGGAACCACGACCAATCCCTCGACTGGCACCTGCTCGAATACAAATACCATTCCGGCATCCAGGCGCTGATCCGGGACCTCAACCGGCTCTATCGCGCGGTGCCGGCGCTGCACCAGATGGACTGCGACCAGGCCGGTTTCGAATGGCTGATCACGGACGATGCCAACCGCAACGTGTTCGCCTGGCTGCGCAAGGGATTTGACGAGCACGCACGGTGTCTCGTCATCACCAACTTCTCTCCCAATGTCTATCAGAACTATCGCGTTCGCGTGCCCTTTGCCGGCAAGTGGAAAGAGGTGTTCAATTCGGACTCCGCCCATTATGGCGGCAGCAATGTCGGGAACATCGGCGAGGTTCATGCCGTTGACGGCAAGGCGCCCGAGCTTCGCCTCACCATTCCACCGCTCGCCGCGATCTTCCTCGTTCCGGAAAGCTGA
- the treS gene encoding maltose alpha-D-glucosyltransferase, whose product MNVLSSVDTKKAEAAEIVDELWYKDAIIYQLHVKAFADSNNDGIGDFAGLTERLPYLQELGVTALWLLPFYPSPGRDDGYDIADYGSVNPDFGTMKDFKRFIQEAQKRGLRVITELVVNHTSDQHNWFKRARRSHPGSSARNWYVWSDTDQKYQGTRIIFTDTEKSNWTWDHEAGAFYWHRFFSHQPDLNFDNPRVVSALIQVMKRWLDAGVDGFRLDAIPYLCERDGTNNENLPETHAIIKRLRQELDAYSKGKLLLAEANQWPEDVQEYFGRGDECHMAYHFPLMPRIYMAIAQEDRFPITDILRQTPDIPASCQWALFLRNHDELTLEMVTDVERDYLWTTYANDPRARINVGIRRRLAPLMDNDRRKIELMNSLLLSFPGTPIIYYGDEIGMGDNIYLGDRNGVRTPMQWSPDRNGGFSRCDPARLYAPLIMDPVYGYESVNVEAQSRSLSSLLSATKRLISVRKSTLAFGRGTMTFIRPANRAVLAYVRQYHDEVILCVANLSRAAQATELDLSPWKDRIPQEMLGRTRFPAIGELPYMITLGPYGFYWFQLQERDKSEPVTPRAVPEFETLVVPVNSNWVSLARERGVFERDVLPGFLSRTRWYPEHNPKQIKTTLTSAVPFCDIGDNRPWIAFFERADQDAARRYVLPMQIEWVRFDRERFNPKALAAVRQGAREGTLLDVATDQIFIGLFLRNLSQNLVVEENNLRLEFKATSRFADYTIKEPERIRAIEQSNSTAMVDNQYVAKLYRQLERGINPEIEIGHYLTEVARFANTPALLGSVELVEGDQRSALGVLHAYVENQGDGWTVTTGYLDRYIDEQRVLSAGEAPRETQEQSPYLHFIAQIGRRLAEMHVALAAAKADDLAPEPIGPEHVKRLVSDLKARAERVFERLADSRDGLREADRPLIDRLAAVRATLPDHLDALLPSEIGGLNIRHHGDFRLGQTLIVKDDIFIIDFDGDPRLPLAGKRRKLPAARDVAGLIRSIDGSVNAALSRALTGASDEQGRLTAALDEWRERAAATFLSAYRDAMTDRRLWPENRQSAEGLLRFFLLDQAFHDVEYELSHRPEGLHAPLTGLLRILSSTESEAHA is encoded by the coding sequence ATGAATGTTCTATCTTCCGTCGACACCAAGAAAGCCGAGGCTGCCGAGATCGTGGACGAGCTCTGGTACAAAGACGCCATCATCTACCAGCTCCACGTCAAGGCCTTCGCCGACAGCAACAATGACGGCATCGGCGACTTCGCCGGACTGACCGAGAGGCTGCCTTATCTGCAGGAGCTCGGCGTCACCGCGCTGTGGCTACTGCCGTTCTACCCCTCGCCCGGCCGCGACGACGGCTACGACATCGCCGACTACGGCTCGGTCAATCCCGATTTCGGGACGATGAAGGACTTCAAGCGCTTTATCCAGGAAGCGCAGAAGCGGGGCCTGCGCGTCATCACCGAGCTCGTCGTCAACCACACCTCGGACCAGCACAATTGGTTCAAGCGCGCGCGCCGCAGCCATCCGGGCTCGAGCGCTCGCAACTGGTATGTCTGGAGCGACACCGACCAGAAATACCAGGGCACGCGCATCATCTTCACCGACACCGAGAAGTCGAACTGGACCTGGGATCACGAGGCTGGCGCCTTCTACTGGCACCGGTTCTTCTCGCACCAGCCGGACCTCAATTTCGACAATCCGCGCGTGGTCAGCGCGCTGATCCAGGTGATGAAGCGCTGGCTGGACGCGGGCGTCGACGGCTTCCGGCTCGACGCCATTCCCTATCTCTGCGAGCGCGACGGCACCAACAACGAGAACCTCCCCGAGACTCACGCCATCATCAAGCGCCTGCGTCAGGAGCTCGACGCCTACTCCAAGGGCAAGCTGCTGCTGGCCGAGGCCAATCAATGGCCGGAGGACGTGCAGGAATATTTTGGCCGTGGCGACGAATGCCACATGGCCTATCACTTCCCGCTGATGCCGCGCATCTACATGGCGATCGCCCAGGAGGACCGCTTCCCGATCACCGACATCCTGCGCCAGACGCCGGACATTCCGGCGAGCTGCCAATGGGCGCTGTTCCTGCGCAATCATGACGAGCTGACGCTGGAGATGGTCACCGACGTCGAGCGCGACTATCTCTGGACCACCTACGCCAACGACCCCCGCGCGCGCATCAATGTCGGCATCCGCCGGCGCCTCGCGCCGCTGATGGACAACGACCGGCGCAAGATCGAGTTGATGAACTCGCTGCTGCTGTCCTTCCCCGGCACGCCGATCATCTATTACGGCGACGAGATCGGGATGGGCGACAACATCTATCTCGGCGACCGCAACGGCGTGCGCACCCCGATGCAATGGAGCCCGGACCGCAATGGCGGCTTCTCGCGCTGCGACCCGGCCCGCCTCTACGCGCCGCTGATCATGGACCCGGTCTACGGCTACGAATCGGTGAACGTGGAGGCGCAGTCGCGCAGCCTGTCATCGCTGCTCAGCGCCACCAAGCGGCTGATCTCGGTGCGCAAGTCGACGCTCGCCTTCGGTCGCGGTACCATGACCTTCATCCGCCCGGCCAACCGCGCCGTGCTGGCCTATGTCCGGCAGTACCACGACGAGGTGATCCTGTGCGTCGCCAACCTCTCGCGCGCCGCGCAGGCGACCGAGCTCGATCTGTCGCCGTGGAAGGACCGCATCCCGCAGGAGATGCTCGGCCGCACCCGCTTCCCCGCGATCGGCGAGCTGCCCTACATGATCACGCTGGGGCCCTACGGCTTCTACTGGTTCCAGCTTCAGGAACGCGATAAGTCCGAGCCGGTGACGCCGCGCGCGGTGCCGGAATTCGAGACGCTGGTGGTGCCGGTGAATTCGAACTGGGTGTCGCTCGCCCGCGAGCGCGGCGTGTTCGAGCGCGACGTGCTGCCGGGATTTTTGTCGCGGACGCGGTGGTATCCCGAGCACAATCCCAAGCAGATCAAGACCACGCTGACCTCGGCCGTGCCGTTCTGCGATATCGGCGACAACAGGCCCTGGATCGCGTTCTTTGAGAGGGCGGACCAGGACGCCGCGCGGCGTTACGTGCTGCCGATGCAGATCGAGTGGGTGCGCTTCGACCGGGAGCGCTTCAACCCCAAGGCGCTCGCCGCGGTGCGCCAGGGTGCACGCGAAGGCACGTTGCTCGACGTCGCGACCGACCAGATCTTCATCGGCCTCTTCCTGCGCAACCTGTCGCAGAATTTGGTGGTGGAGGAGAACAATCTGCGGCTCGAGTTCAAGGCGACCAGCCGGTTCGCCGACTACACCATCAAGGAGCCCGAACGGATCCGCGCGATCGAACAGTCGAACAGCACCGCGATGGTCGACAACCAGTACGTCGCCAAGCTCTATCGTCAGCTCGAACGCGGCATCAATCCCGAGATCGAGATCGGCCATTATCTGACCGAGGTCGCGCGCTTTGCCAATACGCCGGCGCTACTCGGCAGCGTCGAGCTGGTCGAGGGCGATCAGCGCAGCGCGCTGGGCGTACTGCATGCCTATGTCGAGAACCAGGGCGACGGCTGGACCGTGACCACGGGTTATCTCGATCGCTATATCGACGAGCAGCGCGTGTTGTCGGCGGGCGAAGCGCCCCGCGAGACCCAGGAGCAATCGCCCTATCTGCACTTCATCGCGCAGATCGGCAGGCGGCTCGCCGAGATGCATGTCGCCCTGGCCGCGGCGAAGGCGGACGATCTCGCCCCGGAGCCGATCGGCCCTGAGCACGTCAAACGACTTGTGTCCGACCTCAAGGCGCGGGCCGAACGGGTTTTCGAGCGGCTTGCCGACAGCCGCGACGGCCTGCGGGAGGCGGACCGGCCGCTGATCGACCGGCTCGCCGCAGTGCGCGCGACCCTACCCGACCACCTCGATGCGCTATTGCCTTCAGAGATCGGCGGGTTGAACATCCGTCATCATGGCGACTTCCGCCTCGGGCAAACTCTGATCGTGAAGGACGATATCTTCATCATCGACTTCGACGGCGATCCGCGTCTGCCGCTGGCCGGCAAGCGGCGTAAGCTGCCTGCCGCGCGCGACGTCGCCGGCCTGATCCGCTCGATCGATGGTTCGGTGAACGCGGCGCTGAGCCGCGCGCTCACGGGTGCCTCCGACGAGCAAGGCCGGCTCACGGCCGCGCTCGACGAATGGCGCGAGCGCGCCGCCGCAACCTTCCTGTCCGCCTATCGCGACGCCATGACCGATCGGCGGCTGTGGCCGGAGAACCGGCAATCCGCGGAAGGCCTGTTAAGATTTTTCCTGCTTGATCAGGCCTTCCATGACGTAGAGTACGAGCTGTCCCACCGGCCTGAGGGGCTCCATGCGCCGCTGACCGGACTGCTTCGCATTCTGTCCAGTACCGAGAGCGAAGCCCATGCCTAA
- a CDS encoding maltotransferase domain-containing protein, whose product MNKTIQTVESAATGSAFLVEDVYPAIDSGRFAVKRIAGERVEVWADVYRDGDAVVSAALLWRPEQDRDWRREPMIHHGNDRWSGAFTPVETGQYVYAVEAWTDEFATWSHGVVRKQRTGADVSLDAIEGAGLLTKAHGAPQAAAAIIVRQCEDYLQTGDVTSLLATELGDAMAESQSRPDLTRSQPFPLTVDRDRARFGAWYQMMPRSQSRIPGQHGTLRDCIARVPDITAMGFDVLYFTPIHPIGRRRRKGRNNAPVATQGEPGSPYAIGAAEGGHDALHPELGTVEDFRALVATCLEYGLELALDFAVQCSPEHPWLTQHPEWFKWRPDRSVRTADGPYSDIVIPDFASVDRVGLWNAFRDAMLFWIDHGVTIFAIDNHDTAPLAFWDWLIRDIRRRHPEVILFSKTFARPKLMKGLAKLGFAQSFTYFPWRTSRWELEQYLGELTRYPERDFYRPNLFVNTPDLLPFHLQCGEAWAFKSRVALAAGLSGSYGVYSGFELLEHEAIPGREEYLDSEKYQIKQRDWDKPGNIKSYIAELNRIRNDNAALQQTANLRFLGIEDGETIAFLKEAAEPANTVVIVIALSRHVRECWLPLGDVTVDAGGQRHHVTTLENLLTGERSRIEWGGIRLRIDPDRDPAFLFRCLA is encoded by the coding sequence GTGAACAAGACAATTCAAACTGTCGAAAGTGCCGCAACCGGCAGCGCTTTCCTCGTCGAAGACGTCTATCCCGCGATCGATAGCGGCCGCTTCGCCGTGAAACGGATCGCGGGCGAACGGGTCGAGGTGTGGGCCGATGTTTACCGCGATGGCGACGCCGTGGTCAGCGCCGCGCTGCTCTGGCGTCCTGAGCAGGACCGGGACTGGCGGCGCGAGCCGATGATCCATCATGGCAATGACCGCTGGTCCGGTGCGTTCACGCCGGTCGAGACCGGCCAGTATGTCTATGCGGTCGAAGCCTGGACCGACGAGTTCGCCACCTGGTCCCATGGAGTCGTGCGCAAGCAGCGAACCGGCGCCGATGTCAGCCTCGATGCCATCGAGGGTGCCGGGCTCTTGACCAAGGCGCATGGCGCGCCGCAGGCCGCCGCGGCGATCATCGTCAGGCAATGCGAGGATTATCTTCAAACCGGCGATGTCACCTCGCTGCTTGCGACCGAACTCGGCGATGCCATGGCCGAGAGCCAGTCCCGGCCGGACCTGACCCGCTCACAGCCCTTCCCGCTGACCGTCGACCGCGACAGAGCGCGGTTTGGCGCCTGGTATCAGATGATGCCGCGCAGCCAGAGCCGGATCCCCGGCCAGCACGGCACGCTCCGCGACTGCATCGCGCGCGTGCCCGACATCACGGCGATGGGTTTCGACGTGCTCTATTTCACGCCGATCCACCCGATCGGGCGTCGCCGCCGCAAAGGCCGCAACAATGCGCCGGTGGCAACCCAAGGCGAACCCGGCTCGCCCTATGCGATCGGAGCTGCCGAGGGCGGCCACGATGCGCTGCATCCCGAGCTCGGCACCGTCGAGGATTTTCGCGCACTGGTCGCGACCTGTCTCGAGTACGGTCTCGAGCTGGCGCTCGACTTCGCCGTGCAATGCTCGCCGGAACATCCCTGGCTGACGCAGCATCCGGAATGGTTCAAATGGCGGCCGGACCGCTCAGTGCGGACCGCGGATGGACCCTATTCCGACATCGTGATCCCCGATTTCGCCTCGGTCGACCGCGTCGGCCTGTGGAATGCCTTTCGCGATGCCATGCTGTTCTGGATCGACCATGGCGTCACCATCTTCGCCATCGACAACCACGACACCGCGCCGCTTGCGTTCTGGGACTGGCTGATCCGCGACATCCGCCGCCGGCATCCCGAGGTGATCCTGTTCTCCAAGACGTTTGCGCGGCCAAAGCTGATGAAGGGCCTCGCCAAGCTCGGCTTTGCGCAGTCCTTCACCTATTTCCCCTGGCGCACCTCGCGGTGGGAGCTGGAGCAATATCTCGGCGAGCTGACGCGCTATCCCGAGCGCGACTTCTATCGGCCTAACCTGTTCGTCAACACGCCCGATCTGCTGCCCTTTCATCTCCAATGCGGGGAGGCCTGGGCGTTCAAGTCGCGCGTTGCGCTGGCGGCGGGTTTGTCGGGCAGCTACGGCGTTTACAGCGGATTCGAGCTGCTGGAACACGAGGCGATCCCCGGCCGCGAGGAATATCTCGATTCCGAGAAATACCAGATCAAGCAGCGCGACTGGGATAAGCCCGGCAACATCAAGTCCTACATTGCCGAACTCAACCGCATCCGCAACGACAACGCCGCACTTCAGCAAACGGCGAACTTGCGTTTTCTCGGCATCGAAGACGGCGAGACGATCGCCTTCCTCAAGGAGGCGGCTGAGCCCGCCAATACCGTCGTGATCGTGATTGCGCTGTCCCGCCATGTGCGCGAATGCTGGCTGCCGCTCGGCGACGTCACTGTTGACGCCGGCGGGCAGCGTCACCATGTGACGACACTCGAAAACCTCCTCACCGGCGAGCGGTCCCGCATCGAATGGGGCGGGATCAGGTTACGCATCGATCCCGACCGCGATCCGGCGTTCTTGTTCCGCTGCCTGGCGTAA